DNA sequence from the Coffea eugenioides isolate CCC68of chromosome 9, Ceug_1.0, whole genome shotgun sequence genome:
TTTATTCTAATGCTGGAAGACCTACAAAAGCAGAAGAAATTAGAAgagaaatgaaggaaaggggCCTGAAGGCTACACCTGGTAGTAGTTGGACAATACACCAAAATTGAGGTACAATGTTAAAGGACTGAGGGAATCTAATCAATAGATTAACTCTGCTGAAGACACTGTGGTTTGACATTTATAAGAACAGACTAAGAATATGAGGGCCTGAAGTCTCCAAGAATTGCTCATGCTGGTCGGGTCTCTGCACTGAGCATATGAACTATACATTCTTCAAGATTTTAGTAATTTACAAAATGATATTGAGGAGTTTAAAGACctgaaattttaaaatctcatGATGGCAACTTGTTCACTTTTGCACAACTGGTTTACCGATGATGATCACCATTTTTTGTATCCTTTGCGATTCTGACTCGAAGaaacttgtaatttttttggCTGTATGCTAATTGAATGATTAGCCAAACATATCTGGCCTTTCATCCTTCTCGAATGACTTTGCACTGTGgcttcctttttgttttggccACATTTTTTTAAAGGCTCCTATTCCAAGCATATGTTGTTGATTTTTCTTGACCAGCCAATAGAAAGGCAGTCAGTCTTGCATATCCAAAGGCattcttgtttttcttctcTGTTTCCCCACAAACACCAAAGCAATAGGCAAATTTCTCAGAATAatgttaaaaaatatattgcaaGAACTGGGTAATTGGGAAAATGCGGcgaccaaaaaaatttttttttttaaggaataGGATGTGCGGCGACGAATTTGTTAATTTTGTTGCACTACAGTCCCACGAGGACTAAAGTGCAAaagatgatttttttaaaaaaaatctttttgggGGTAAATAGGGCTGGCACACACGAGATGTGCGGTGGCCTCTATTTTTCTTTGGTCCTCACTTGACATTTGCACTTGTATGCTTCaaattttgtgaagaaaaacTAGAAGAAAAGACAAACCAATTGCAACCTGTTCAAGCAGATTGTTATCACAATTTATAAGCACttggaaatccaaattcaaaaaGATGTAAAAAACTGAAGGTGGTTGTCAATCGCGGGCTGCAAACAGTGTATACGTTTGGTTCATTTATTAAAAAGCAACAACAGCACTGATATCTTATCAGATTACCCAAGTTCGTGCGATCAATGTTCAGTGTTGGCTAAAATTCTAGTCTTATAAGGTGAAGTGTTTGCCAGAACTTATCAATCAGATTACCCAGGTTCGTAAAGTAGATGTTCAGTGTTGGCTAAAATTCTAGTCCTAGAAGGTGAAATGTCTGCAGCTAGGATGGATGGCGATTCGAAAATGTAGTAACCTTCTCCCAGCAAGAGTAGGACGCAACGCCTCTATCACCAGTTTCTGTGTAATTTAGCTAAGTCACTGTCGAGTGTTTCATATTTCATACATTGCATGCAAATGAAGACATTATCGTTCTCATCGGTTTTATCCGATGCTATCTCTCACTTTTTGGGTTTAATTGTTGAAGTATATACGTTTGTTTCATTTGTTAAAAACCAGGAGCAGCACCAATATCTTATCAGATTACCCAGGTTCGTGCTGTCGATGCTCAAGGTGAAGTGTCTGCTAGCTACGATGGATGGTGATTTGAAAATGTAGTAACCTTCTCCCAACAAAAGTAGGACACAACGCCTCTATCACCCGTTTCTGTGCTTTGTTCTGCATTTTGTTTTTACTCACCTATTCCATTCGTGCCAAAACCCTCAGTTGGATCATTATTTAGCCGAGTGACTGTCGAATGTTTCATACATTGCACGCAAATGAAggcattatttttcttattggttGTATCCAATGTTGATCTCCCACTTTTTGCTCCTACTTGTTGAAGTAGTGAGCTATGAGTAGATTGGGACTACAGCGGACAGGCCTTATCAAATTTTTCCCCTCTTTGGAAACCTTGTACTGTTTTCTCTCCACAAAcgtattttctttttcttctttgtgaTCTATCGGGTAATGGATTCCGTGAAACTTCTAAGAAGCTGTATCATATGTCACTACTAAAGGTTTAGAATTTGAGCACGACTTGAATGGTTGAGCAAGTTCATGTTACAAATGAATTCAGTACTATGAAAACAGGAAATAGGTTAGCCGTCAAATGCACGTAGCTCACAACCACCGGGAAATATCATACACGATATACTCTGCTGTCTCACTCATTTATTGCCTGCTCTTGAAACTACAGTGTGGCCTAAAGAGGGACTCTTAGATCAGCTCCAATCTTTTATTGCTGCTCTTGATACTAGGATCTGGCCTAAAGAGGAAATCCTTTGATGTCAGATGATTAAGACCTCGAAAGttttttgaaatgaaaagaGCGATTGggttgaaaaaataaaagatttcTAACCATCTTGTTATCCTATAACATAGGCTAAAAATGTAAAAAGGAGAGGATAGAGCATATGTTATGAGATTATACTCGtcttttattaatattttgtttTGACTGCATCACACTATGTATTATTTGATAATCCCATATTTTTTACCTTTGGTTCAAATTTAATTGAAATGGAGGAAATTCAAAGATGTTTACGGTTTCATAGATCTCAACAACACGGTTTTCTATATTCACTTATCTTTCAGGACTATATTTATGTACTTACTCATGAATCATGATCATATTTTAAACCGATTaattttgttagaaaatctagttTGAACCCGTCAATGGAAAAGGGCCTGCGTTGCTAAAGAGGACTTCTCTCGGGAATTTAAGCTGGAAAAGGGATAGATAATTATACGAAGATGAGTTTATACTGCGGGCTGGCGATGGCCCTGCATAATCCTTATCTGTTAATATATGCCGGTAGTGATTAGTGAAGGAAATGATATGGTTCTCAGAGCATACAAGGAAAAAGTATTTCATGCAACAGAGGAATCAATCACGAGCTTCCATTAGTGAAATGGTTGATAAAAATGTGGGACGGAATCATAATAATTTTAGACGAGAAATTCAAGACAAAAGACCAGAAAAGAATGGAAAGTAATTATATGCATCTTGAAGAAGACTATGAACAGtcaaattttgttctttttttctttcatattgttttccttttggttttCTCAATGAATATATAAGATTAAATAAGGAAAGTATAGAAATGTAAGAGAGGATAATAAttgttatatatgtatatacatagtAGGTTATGTAAATATTAGAGGTGTTAACAGGTGGCTATTTCGAAAAATCCTACAATATTTGAtatgaaggaagaaaaaaatgaaacaaggaatagaaaagaaaaaagtaacacaaagattgaaaaaaaattccGGTTAAAATCACTTTGTCGATAGTTTCATAACAAAAGAGATGACAAATGAGATATTGTCACAAATTTGATGATAGTACTACACTGATTATATCAAAACACTACAGAGGCATATGATTATATGAAAAATACTTgtttggtaaaaaaaaaggatatttCGTTAGAGAAACATACATGTGATAGGGCGtcatttgttagtaattttattattaattttcccttttatccctgccaaatattgtgttaattgttgatatctacttatatttggtatctggacttaatttcaggaatgaaacagaaaactaccaaaaaggagggactttatggagaaaatggagacttctaagggcttcaatccttgggcccttgaattggtgggggaccacaaaGCCAGTGAAGGATAtttggtcatttgggctcttcaaagaaagcaacgtagagagacttggaacaaggaGTAATTTggagactttgtccacatgtgtgaggaccacctagatagcttttagtcatcttccTTTTGGTCCTTTAAAAGGGAACAACGTAGAGAAGAAAAGGACGGCTTGAGTTttagctttttagtttagttctagttttctttcttttgactggcctctgacacacgccaggaaaaacatcttttattccttgctttctagtgaaaacgcaatgcctttgcaatcaattaattcgtgtggtgatttaattatgcggcgtggctaagccttccatctagtcaagggtcaactcgacggcgcagtcctGAAAAGCTGTGAGATCTAACTAGTTTTCACGCGTTCCtcaatttattgatatttgcacgttatctgcttgaattttcatgagattattttattatttgaatgtcaagggcccgatgttcgatgtgatttattaatctcgtgccaatttagtcaattaaatccgtaattgtttgattgattaatattagtggcaactggtgtgtttacacattaggggaacgtgcaatctaatttaaataaccctcgtagcgtgttattgattagggttaggtttttctagtgattgatgcaattgaaaaattaattcctacggtcgtacctaggagtacttTCTGGTTAGAGgtaatcaatggtcgtaccttggttatcaataaattaaggaaaaattggtggTTAGAATTtgtcggcgactataactagtctattaataaattaagtgaacctctcttgcatcaatgatcgggtAAGCGGACTGTGTctgagtagttgtatccttggctagaatttatttattcttgatctaattcctgctatatttgtgctagttaattatttatttatagttggattgtttaattatttttagttgcATATCGGTGAAATCCCCCTCTTATCAATTGGACTTTAAAAGAGGCAAATAtttccagtccctgaggagacgaccctacttgccactgtctactatttggtaaattttgtcaattaattaattctggtatatcggattcaGCAAACttttcgggaacagggtgaatcaagtaacccattgcacacctagagtccctgctccagtacttagGATTAATTcttgactgcttttagtggtatttaggtttttattattattattgtacaggttcggcacctgtcaacaTGGTACGAGTAAGAAACAAATCATTTAGACAGACTCAGAGTAACATTCATAGGAAGAAAGCGTGCATTAAACAAATACGATATTCAAGGCAAATAAGGATATTTGTCATAGTGGATCTGCATAGTCAAAGCAAATAACTAACACTATCAATATCTTATTTTTTCTATCTTCCCATAAACTCCAACAAAGTAGTTTACTTGATGGAGAATTTTAATAACATAAATATGTAAGTACATATTTGTTTTAAAACAATGGGCATACAAACTAGCATGTAAATCTAATTATTATACTTTTCAAGTTATTTAATAAATCTTAACTTTTAAATGTTACTACCAATTATGTATATATGTCATGCATGCAATcatgataatatatatatatatatactgtcaGCGTATATAATATTAACTCTTATTAGAATAGtcatttattattgatttcaattttttttccaaaattttctacATAAATAACTTTTAGAATAGCAAGGGCAACATATAAcaaccaaagaaagaaaaggaggagGGGGTGACTAAGCAAAAAAGTAATTGTTAGGATTGGTTCTTTTTTaatgaaattttatattttctcttCCAAATTTTTTACCAAATTATTATCATAATAGCAAAGGTAATATTTTTCGTTAATGTAGCATACCGAAAATTGTTTAAACAATGAGGCATAGGTTAATGACATCTCCTGCATAGTTTTTGCTTAAATTAACAATTTAGAATGACCcgatacctttttttttttagctagAGGAATAAAAAATCAAAGCTGTTATTCATTAATTATGATTGCTTTAATAAATATTTGGTAATATGAAAAAGCAGGCCAATGCATTCATAAATTTAATCAAAGCAACTCTAGACTAACTCCCAAATGTACACACAGCCCTAGTACAGCACATTTGCATTGTGATTTGAGGGGAGGAAAAAAACAGGAAAAAATAAACGGGAAGAGTGCCCAACGCGGCGGGAAGGGATTAGCCGGAATGTCACAATAAAGAAGTAACGAATTTGGCGAAAAGTCTGTTGCAGGCCGGACGACTAGAACTCAATTAGATACAGTTCCCACTGTATACCCATCTCCTTTTGTTTGTAAGGAAAAGCGTGGGAAAATGAAGTaaaattagtaatttttttttgcatcctGCAAGATTTGTaggattttgaagaaaaatagaaaattagataaaaaaaaactttactaACTATCGATAATTATCATTAACTTCCTACTTTCCTCAAACTTTTTCTTGACAATCAAACCTAAACTAAAaaatgattttcatttttttgtacTTCACTTCTCTATACTTTACTTTTTCACACAACTTTCCTAGTTTCCTTCTATTCAAACAGAGCATAGAGTTGGATTGTATACCAGTGATTGTTAGCATCAAAAATTACGCAGCAATGTAATTCAAACTTTCAAACCAAGAAAACAAGTCACTCAAAATATATATGACCAAACAAAGCTGTAAAGCTTTTCTTCGGTACAGAGAATTAAACCAACTGAGCAAGTTTAAGAATCTATGCTAATATAGACAAACAAAAGCCGTGAGGCTTCGGCCGATGTGATGAATCATAGGTTAAAACTTAAAGGAAGGCACGAGTGGAAAGAAAATCttttttcaatcaattcacTAATTTTTCTCAACTACAAATGTAGAATTTCAAGTCCTTAAATAGATAAACAAAATAATACAATCTATCATAGGGATAGATGAAACTATTTGTGTCTTAATTATGATTGAATGTGATTGATTATTGTTATATCTTGTACTAGCTAGATCTTCTATTCTTGATTGTGTACTTGTGAATAACTGATCACCATTTGCAAGCTATGTTAGTTGTTGTTAATCTATGAAAATAGATGACAATTATGAAAATGGAATAGATACACAAAAAGTAATGGTGTACTTAGGTGGAtattcttgatattttttatgCTTGATTTAAGTCTTCACTTGTGATTTCACAACAAAAATAGGGAAACTACAGTGTTGGCTAAATTTGGTTCATTTGCAAAAATGAGTTCCGATTGCTTGAGTAAAATATATCCTTCGCAAGACAAGAGTTTTAGTGCTAATTGATCATCTCATCCATGGTTAGGTATATTTAGTGGATTCTATACCCTGAAACACTTGAATCTAAATTTTTTGCCTTTGTATTGTTATAACTTGATTATTGCTTTACTTTAGCCAATATTCCTGTTGGTTTAGATAATAAAGTGAGTGAAAAGTCTTAGTAGTTGGTAGTGATTCTCGTGAGATCGATCTCAACACTTTTATATTAGCTATAAAACTTAGAACGCAAGTTTGAGACTCGTCAGAAGGTACATAagcaaagaaaatatttttcaatcaattcacTAATTTTCCTTAACCACAAACGTTGGATTTCAAATCCTTAAATAGAGAAACAAAATAGTAAAACCAATTCTAATTTTAATTCCAAAAAACAACTTAACCCTATTTTCTAAACTGAATTTGATACTAATTCTAATATAATTACCAAATAATAAATCCAATTGTAAAACTACTAATCTTCTAAATAGTATGGCTTATTTATTTCAACAGTGACCCTAGCTTTAGAACTTGACAAAGATCAATTGTCGTCAATAGTAGATAGAAGATATCAATAAAAGAATAAACAAATCTAGCTTCCACAAATATTAATTCTAATAACTAAAACAATCTAATAGTGTGGTTGGCTAAAGTGGTAAGATCActtttttttctattatttttttatttgtataGTTTTTGTAGTTCTTTGGTGGAAGTCTACAAACAACACTGGAAATTGGGGGGACGGGCAGGGGCTGCCGCCCCCTCCATTCCAAAATTTCTACATATAGTATTAGATTTAAGTTTGAACTCTATTATTTTGCCCCCTCAAgagttcttttttttaattagttaatatgtttattttgtttaatttctctTTAAAAAAGTGTTTTATAATAACTCATTCTAGTTTtcttatatctatatatatcaTTTTTTTGAACAACTACATTTTCTATAAAAAGAAGGTCGAAAAATACctaaaataaaccaaaaaacacccaaaaaaggACAATAACaacatctaaaaaaaaaaaatgccattCCCTCCCCCTATATCATATCATGACCTTCCCTTCCATTTACCTTGCTACATATTCCACCTAATTACCCCATCTCTTTACATGCACATGATGACCTTTCCTTCTATTCTATTCTCTTCTCGGCTGCCTATCTCACCTTATAACTACATCTTTTGTGCTACTATCCCTCTCTCTTCGCCATAGCATCACCTCCCATGTAGGAAATTTATCCACTGGAAAACTAACATTTGGCTACGAAAATATTAAaagcaaaataattttttcttttaatactCCTTTTCAGCGAATCAGAACTCAATGGACAGTCTCTTTGGCATATAAGGATACTACTATGACCAATTAACTAACTAAGACTAATGCTTGATAGCAACAAGTCCAAGATAATTGAGGTTGGTCATATTTTCCTTTTAGATAACGTTATTAGAAGAGTAAATTTagattaccttttttttttgaaataccattgtattaatattatatgattaacTATTATATTAATTAATTACAACGACAATCAAGACACAAATACAATAGTTGAGAATCAAAATGGCGACTTTTGATTCTCCTATACAATACCATGATTGAGGCTTTTCGGCAATATTACATCTCACCCAATTAAATACTATGCCTACAATAATTAAATAAGGTAGGCGATATTCATAGATAAAGAAAGCATATTACAATAGAGTATTTTAGAGtatttaaaaattaactatATTGTTCGATTGAAAAGTGAACTACAATTTGGAAaccatgaaaaagaaaaacaagtctAACACATGATTAAGTAGAGATCACTAGCATTCCTAACTACCTCCAGGTTGACCTTCTCAATTCTGCAAAATCCGTATTGAAAATAGAATTTGTAGCTTATTGGAATACGTTGTACATTAATTAATTAGTCTAGAAAAAGGAGACAATTTCTGCCCAGTTGCAATCTTGCTGAGAATTAAGCTGCAGTCCGTTGAGAAGTTTTGATCAGAATCGCTTGTATGAATGTGCTTAAACCACCAAAATTAAGGCGACAAGCAAGGGAtccgtaatttttttttaagtaatgcCATGTACTCGCATATATTCTATAAATAGTTAAACCTTTGGTTTTAAGTTCGTGTCTCCACTTATCCATTTTGAGTTAATTGATAATATGAAGATGTTAAACACAATGTTGCTTCGAATGTTTGTAAcgtttttccttgttttttctctttcacaTTTTACCTCAACAGCAAATAATTCCCGCGAAGATTTTGTCCATTGCCTTCTACGTAAATCTGACAATCCAAAGGCAATGTCAAAAATCATTTGCACACCAAATAACCCTTCATACTCTTCAATCTTGCTGTTTTACACAAAAAACCTGCGTTTCAGCTTACCCAGCACCCCTAAGCCCCAAGTCATTCTCACCCCAGTTAAAAATTCCCAAATGCGGACAGCAATTTACTGCTCTAAAAAGGTTGGTTTGCGAATGAGGATTCGAAGCGGAGGCCATGACTTTGAGGGCAGCTCCTATGTTTCCAATGCTACCTTTTTCGTCATGGACATGTTCAATTATCGTTATGTTAAAGTTAATAACAAAGAACGAACAGCATGGGTTGGAGCTGGTGCAACAATAGGAGAAACTTACTATGCCATTAACAAAACTAATAGCTCGCTTGCTTTCGCAGCTGGCTATTGGCCTACTATTGGAGTTGGGGGTCACGTTAGCGGAGGAGGCTATGGTCCTCTGATAAGGAAACATGGTCTAGCTGCTGATAATGTCATTGATGCTCGTATTGTCGATGCAAAAGGAAGAGTTCTCACTCGAGCATCGATGGGAGAGGATGTGTTTTGGGCAATCAGAGGGGGAACAGGTGCTAGTTTCTGTGTCATTCTCGCATATAAAGTAAAATTGGTTGCCATTACCCCGAGAGTTACAGCATTTCGGCTTTACAAAACCCTGGAAACAAATGCAACAAACCTTGTTCACAAGTGGCAATTTGTTGCCCCTAAGTTGCCAAGGGACCTACTTCTTTCACTCCAAATAACTAGTatcaattcaaatcaaactGGCAGAAAAACgatacaagcttcatttgttgctGTTTTCCAGGGAGGAGTTGATCAACTACTCTCGATAATGCAAAATCAATTTCCAGAATTGGGATTGACTAGGCGAGATTGCATTCGACTGAATTGGCTCGATAATTAGCCCTTCAATCTGAACATCCCAACAAACTCAACGGCCACTTTTTTGACAAGTAGATTTCCTCCAGTTCCTAAAATTTATTTGAAAGGAAAGTCAAATTTTGCCCAGGTGCCTATTCCAGTTGAGGGGTTAAAGAAGATATGGGGACAACTTTTCAAGATAGATAATCCACCTGGGAGATTCGAATGGACCCCTTTTGGGGGAATTATGGATGAGATTCCTTCCACAGCAATTCCGTTTCCATATAGGGCTGGAAATATATTCATTTTGTTTGAAGCTATTGAATGGAATGGATCAGAACCAAATCTACAAAGACAGCGTATAGCTTGGATTCGACAAATGCAGACGATTATTGGTCAATATGTAGCCAAAAATCCAAGAAGGGCATATGCTGATTACAGGGATCTCGATTTGGGTATAAACAACCCAAATTTCA
Encoded proteins:
- the LOC113782562 gene encoding tetrahydrocannabinolic acid synthase-like, encoding MRTAIYCSKKVGLRMRIRSGGHDFEGSSYVSNATFFVMDMFNYRYVKVNNKERTAWVGAGATIGETYYAINKTNSSLAFAAGYWPTIGVGGHVSGGGYGPLIRKHGLAADNVIDARIVDAKGRVLTRASMGEDVFWAIRGGTGASFCVILAYKVKLVAITPRVTAFRLYKTLETNATNLVHKWQFVAPKLPRDLLLSLQITSINSNQTGRKTIQASFVAVFQGGVPIPVEGLKKIWGQLFKIDNPPGRFEWTPFGGIMDEIPSTAIPFPYRAGNIFILFEAIEWNGSEPNLQRQRIAWIRQMQTIIGQYVAKNPRRAYADYRDLDLGINNPNFTSVEVSRNWAVPYFNQNYERLVRAKTHIDPFNYFNTEQSIPPYSPRK